The genomic interval TTATTAATACTAAAGATGGCATAAAAATTGTTATAAGTGATTCATCAAGAAATATTAAAAAAGTTGATTATGAAACTGGAAAAGAAGTTGTCATATCTGCAAGTGGACAGAAGGCAATCTAAACTTTTAGATAAAATAAAAGATGGAGGGATAAATAAATGATGAAAACTTTTATAAAATTTATTATTAAAACACTTTTATTTTTTATTGTGTTATTTATTTTATTACTACTTAGTATGTGTATAAGATATGAACCTGAGAATTATTATGGAATTGTTGAAAAAGTTGATTCATATCCAAGAAATCTAATAGTTTCAACTAGTGGAATATATTTTAATAATAAAAAATTTCCAAAAGAAACAGTATTAAAAAAGATAGAGATTTTCTTTAACAATAAGTTTATTGGTGATATTGTAGTAAATAAGAAATTAAAAGATCTTAAGCAAATATATGAAGATGGAAAAGAGTACCAGTTCAAAGATGATCTTTTAAGAATATTGGGAAAGAATAATGAAAAGTTTAGAGTAGAACTAGAAGGACACAGAACAACTGGTTTTATATTCAATATTTATATTGAGGAACCTAATGGAAAAGAAGTTTTAATAAAAAAAGAAGTTGATATATATTTTGTAAAAAAAGGATATTCTTTCTTTTATCTAGTTGAATAAAAAAATATTTATATAAAAGATTAACAGGTAAATAAAGAGACTGTTGCAAATTAAACTATTAAAATATGTAGTGGTATAGTAGAATTATAACATGAGTGTCTAATAATATAGCCATATTTTATTTTTTTATAATTTCAAGATTATTCTTGATTTTAAGTTAATAAAATATTTTTAGGAAAGCCAACAAATGATTACTTTAAAAAATAATATAGTAAGAATGATAAAGCCATAGAATTAAAGAGTGATGGAAAAGATATTCAAAAGATGATAAATATAGGGAACAAATATTTGATGAAAAAGGAATGAAAAAATGAAAAAAATTATAATTTTATTATTAACAATATTCTTTTTAACAAAGATAGCTACATATGAAAATACTGTGCTTATCTTAAATCAATATACTGGAATAGTAAGAGAAACACCAACATTTGATAGAGATGAAGCTCTTCTTGTATTAAAAAATTATGATATGGAAGATAGTTTGTATGTAAAAGAATTATTAAAAGTTAATAATACTTGGATAGGAAATACCTATAATTATAAAGAAGCATATGAAAAAAATTACTTATTTAAGTGGGGAGAAAATGATCAGTCTTATAATAATCCAAACTTTGATGAAGAAGAAAGAGAAAAAGAGTACAACAAGAATATTGGTTATTTTATTATAGAAAATAATACAAGAACTTATGGACTTTCAAAAGAAGAGGTTGAGAAAAAATTAAATATCTCATCTTTAAAATTGAAAAGTGCAGAAATATATATGAAAAAATATGGTGGGAAAGGGATTTTAAAAAAATTTTATCGTGACTTTTTTATTGCTCTTTATAAAGATAAAAATTATGATGAAGATGATTTTATGAAGGATGATGAAAAAACAGCACCAGAAGTTAGAAAATTAATTATATCAAGAAATATTATAATTGTATATTTAGGGATTATTTTAATTTCATACCTATATTTTATTTTAAAAAAGAATATAAATGATATTTTAGAAAATATAAAAATTATGAGTGGAAAAATAAAGAGACTATTTGCTTTAGACTTCATAGTTATAATTTCTTATTTTCTACTTATACCAAAGCTATACAATAGTATAAAAATACTTGAATTTACATTTTGGTGGATTGTAGTTAAAAATTTCTTATTATATTATTATCTAAAAAAAGATAAATTAAAAATTTTACTAGGATTGCATTTTCTATTATTTATCATTTTAATTACTATTACAATGAAATTTAATATAAAGCTATTGGATAGTTTGTATTATATTATTTACTTTATTTCTTTATTTAGTTTTACAATTTTATTATTTTATAAAAAAGAAAATATTGGAAATATATTAATGTTAAGTTCTTCATATATAGTGCAACAATTCATATATTTTTTTATAATTTCAAGATTATTCTTAATTTTAAGTTGATAAATATCTACTGATAACAGAAAATTCGCTAAGAATTAAATGCAGTAACCTAAATGAATAGTGATGTAAAATTTGGAGCAAGAAAAGATACAAGAGATGTAGAAACATTATCAAAGAGTAGTGGAGTAAATTTATCTGTAAGAATAAAATCAGAAGCATTAGATAGAGCGAAACAAGGAGTAGACTCAGTAAATCAAATAAAGTCAGGAGATATACTTGGAGGACTGGCTTCAACAACTAATACTGTTACAGGAATAGTTAGTGGACTAGCTTCAAATCAAGGAACAAAACTTCCTACAAGTGCTATTAATAAAAATAATTCTAATTCTAATGATGATGACGATGATGATGATAAAAATAATCAAACTAATACTGTTGGAAAAGATAATCTAAAAGCAGCACAAGCAAATAATAATTTCTATTGAGGCTGGAAATAAAATAGACAATCTAGAAATTAATAAAGGGCATAATTTTCCCACATTTGATATAGTTATAGATGAAAATGGGAAGAAAACAGCTATAAGTACTAAAAGTTTAGATTTAACAAGTAAATCATATACTTCAAAAGAATATAAAAATCAAATGTATTATATCATAAAAGGCTATATTGATGATATTAATAACTTTAAAAAAGCTGGAAAAGGTGAAGATGTTTTAACGAAACAGATGATAAGTAAAAATGTATTAGAAATATCTATAAATAAACATGAACTAACAAAACAATAAATAGATAATATAAAAAGAGGAGTAGACTATGGTAAACAAAAAGGTGTAGAAGTAAAATTTATAATAGAAAAATAGGAGGAAGAATGAAAAAAATAATTTTAATATCAATAGCTAAAGAAAAAAAAATAAAGGATTTTAGGTTAGTGATAACACCTTCTGGTAGGAACAGAATAGGAGGAATTCAGACAAAAGATTATGGAATAATATCATATCCAGATAAAAAAGATTTTGAGAAAATAGGAGAATTAATATATTGGGCATTTAATGAAAGTGATGATAAAGTAATTGAGCGTTCATCAAACACAAAAATTGAAAAGCAATTTTATAATTGTAGTTCATATAGAAAAGTGACTAATGATTATAATATGATATTTTTTGAATTGATAGAAGGAATATATAGTATATCATTATTAAAAAAAGATGGAGATGCATTTGTAGCTTTTAAAGATGAAAATAAAGAAATAGTTAAATATATATATCCAGAAAAACCAACAGCCTTAGAGCTAGGAACAAAAGTAATGGAAATGTTTGAATATAAAGAAAGATATGATGGTATAATAGAATAGGTAAAGTTAAGCTGAATAGATGAAAACATTTATTCAGCTTTTCTCTAATAAATCAAAAAAGTTAGATTTGTAGATGAAGTACATATTTCATAATAGGAGATGGAAGTAATCTAAAGGTAGGAAAGGTAGAAAATACAGCTTCTGCGATAGGTACAACTGAAAATGGAAAACTATCAACAGATGAATATGTAGGACATAACTTAGAAAATGTAGATAAGTTAAAAACAGCAGGAGGTTCAGTAGGAGTATCAACTTCTGGAGTAACAAGTATAGGAGTAAATTATTCTGATAAAAAACAAGAAGGGATAACAAAGAATACAGTAATAGGTAATGTTAGAATTGAGCATTTACATTCAGTAAGTTCTAATGGAGTTCGTACAGCAGATATTTCAGTATTTGATCAGAATACTAATCAATGGAAATTAAAAGTAAAAAGAGATGGAATAACACCACAAGAAACGACATTATTTCCAGAAAGTTGGACGGAAAGTAGGATAATAGTAGAAGTAGATATTGCTTATAAGAATAGAATTATCTCACAAACACGTCGTAATATATGGAAAGGAACTACCCCTTCAGGAATAAAAGTAGAAGGATATATAGCTCCTAATACAACAGTTTTCCCTTTACAATAAACTTAAATAATTAAATAAATAAATTATAGGAGGAAAAGATGAAGTTTAAGTTCTGTTATGAAAAAATTTTTAAAAAAACTATACATGAAGAAATTGATTTAATTTGTGTTTCTATTAATGAAACACAAAATGAAGATATTATATCGTGTTACATAATAGATATTAGTGTTTTTGAAAGTAATTTAAATGAAATATGTAGAGAGTTAGAAAAAACAGAAGATTCGGGGTTAGATGGACAGGTTTGGGGAGGAGATTTTATAGAAGATAGAGTATATATTTATTGGCTATTTGATCCAGATAATGAAGAAGGGAAGGCAGAAATATCAAGAAAAGGTATGTTAAAATTGATGAAAAAATGGATAGAATTTAGAAAGAAAAAAATTCCAGAAAATTATGAAGAATATGAAGAAATAATAGAAGTAGATTAAGAATTATGAAAAAGCTATGTAGATTGAAAAATATTTATATAGCTTTTTCTAAAATAAAATAAAAGTTTCTATAATGTAATAGGTTCAAGAGTTGAAGAACTAGCTAGACAGTTTAAAGCTAGAGAAATTAACGAAGAAGACTTAAAAGAAGCATTAAGAGATATAGTAAAGGGCTATGGAAAAGATATAGGAATAGACTTTGATGTGGTATACTTAGATGAGTCTACAATGCCAAAAGATTCAAAAGGAAGTACAGGTTCATCCTATATAGTAGATAGAAAAAATAGGAAAGTATTAATACCAATAGATGTAAATAAAATAGAAGATATAAAAGAAGTATTAGGAACCTTAACAAAAGAAGTAGCCCATGGAAAAGATGCCTTAGAAGGAAGACAAGATAAGAAAGTAGCAGAAGATAAGTCAAATGATGAAGAAAGCTTAGAAACTTTAGGAAGACCAGCAAATGAATATGTAAAGAAAAAGTTTGGAGAAGATAACAACAGTAAGATAAAGCTAACAATAGATGGAATAGATTTAAGTAATGCTGATGTTGGAGAAAAAGTTGGAGATAAGAAAAATGAAGGTTGGGATATATATACCAAAGATATAAGAAAAGAAAAACAACCAAATGGCAAGTATTATACAGAAAAAGAAATGCAAGACAATATAAATAATGTATTTGGAAAAGGAAAATTTGATATAGATTGGAAAGAATATGAAGATAATGAAAAGTATAGGACACAATCCAATTATTACTATTTTCAGGCTAAGTATACTTTAAAATCTAATAAAGTTAATGAAATTACAGATGATTATATTATTATCCAGAATAATGATAAAAATATAAAATTAAATATAGTTCCTCCAAAAGAGTCACTTTATCATAATGTTGAATTTATTTTTAAAAATAAAACATTTAAAATATCTTTTAATAATAAAAATAAAAAATATACAAATGAAGACGGATATGAGGTAGTTTTGAATAAAAATAATAAAATAGTAACAGATCCAAGTAATAGGGGAACATATAATATGGTTACATATAAAAGTATATTTTCTAAAGATGCATATTTACATGCTAAAATAGATATGAAATTATGGAAAAAATTTGGAACAGGTTCTGATGATAAGAGTACCAGAGAAATCAGAGAAAGGTTTGGTGGATCAGTATTTGGATTAAGTGTAATGTTATTTTATGATATTTTAAAAATAGAATCTATGAAAAATAATCAAAATATTTTATCTGAAGAAGAAATCAATAAAAAATTACATGAAATATATTTTTCTAATGAAAAGGAGAATAATGGATATTAAAAAATTAAAAAAAATATTTAAAGAACTGATATTTTTTAATATAATTATAAGTATATTTTTTTTACTTGGTTATAATGTAATAGAGTTGGAAAAAATAGATATACTACCAGATATAACTTATATATTATTTCACTTTTTTATAACTTTGCTTAGTATATATAGTAATATTTTTATGTATAATGCTTTATTAAAAGATAAACATAAAAAATTATTTTTTTGCTATTTTATTTTCTTCTTGGTACTTATAGTTTGCTTTTACTGTGTATATGATTTAAATATAGGAATTAATATTAGGTATATTCTTAGAAAAAAAGAAGAGTTGTCGATATTTGAAATTATAAAAATTATAGTAAAAGATTTCTTTAGTATTTGGAGATATCATATTATATTTTTTCTTGAATTTTTTATTCCAATAAAATATTTTTATATAATTAGGAAAGAAAAAAAAGATTAAATTATTATTTTTATCAAGCAAAATTCTTTGTTAAAGTAAAAAGTATTGATAAAATAGACGAAGGATATATTGAGATTACCAAAGATGATGGTAAAAAATTAAAATTAACTGAAATCAGAGTTGAAGAAGCTATATATCATAATGTAGAAAGAAAAAAACAAAATTTATAAAATGATAAACTAAAAATAGTTTATAAATTAGGAGAAAGAAGAATGAAATTAAAAAAAAAATTAATATGGATATTTTCTATAAGTGGAATTTTATTATTAGGTTTCATAGCTTTTATATCACAATATGCATATATAGTTCCTAAAAATAATTATAGTATTTTAGATCAAAGTGGGGATATTAGAATAGAAAGTTATCCGAAATTAAAAGAAGTTAAGTTTATGTATAATACAGACTTATATATAGAATTTACCAGACCAATAAATTTAAAATTAGAAAAAATTAATTTTCGTTTTAATGATGAAGTAATAGGAACAGCAGAAATAAATAAAAATTTAAGTGAATTAGAAGATTTTGCAGAACCATATATTGATGAAAAAACAAAAGAAAAAATTATTAGAAAGATTTATCCATTACAAAAGGAATTTTTAAGAATTTTAGGAAGAAATGCAGAAGTATATGATTCATTAGAAGATGGAAGATTTTATATAGATATCTATATAAAAGATTTAAAAACAAATGAAACTTTTATAATAAAGAGAGATAATATACATATTTATTATGAAAGTGCTGGGATAAAATTATTTTCAATGTAATTTTAGTAGTAGTTTGGAATAGATAGCTTAAAGATTTTAGACTATCTATTACTTACATTTTCTAAATTATGGAAATTAGACTTAAATATATTATAAATCAAGATAGTTTCTATGGAAGTGATTACTTCATAAAAAGAGTAGGCTATGAAGAAAAATGGGATAGAGTGAAAAGATTAGGAGATACCTATTATGAAAATGAACTGTTAGAAAGAAGTGTTACAGAAAAATATGGAAGTAATCTAAAAATAGGTAAAGTAGAAAATACAGCAGGAGCAATAGGAGCAACTGGAAGTGGAAAACTATCAATAGATGAATATATAGGACATAATTTAGAAAATAAGGATGAAACAAAAGGTGGTTCATTATCTTTATTTCCAAATAGTAATGTAATAAGTGGAGTAGGAATAAATTATACAAATAAAGATTTAGAATCAGTAACAAAGAATACTATTATAGGAAATGTAGAGATAGGAAAATCTTCTGGAGATGAAATAAATAAAGATTTAGCTTCTATGACAGAAATAACAAAAGATAAAGATACAAAAACAGATATTTTTATAGAATCTCAAACTATTAACTATATAAAAAATCCTGAAAAGTTTAAAGAAGATTTACAATACTAAGCAGAATGTTAATTCTTTGATTATAAGTAATGGAACATTAAATAATGGTACTAAATATGTTGTAATTGAAAGTTCTTCTGAAAAAATAAAAAGTATAGATGAATTACTTACAAAAGAAGGGCAAGCAAAATTACCTAATACATCAATGGAAGAGTTGGAAATTATAGCTCAAAAAGAAGGTTATGAAACTCAATTTATAAATAATACTAGAGGAACAGGTCAAGGACAAAGATTAATAATTATTGGACATAAAAGTATAGGAAGTATTCGTAGTAATTCTGAAGGAACACATGAGATGAAGTATAAGGTAGTATCAGGAAGTTTTAAAGATATAAATAATAATCCTCTGCCAGGTAAGATAAAAGTCTTAGAAGGAAAACCTGAAGAATACCATACAAGAGGAAATACACCAGAAAAAGTTGAAATGATTTTTGTAGAAAAGAAGGAGGAAAACAAATGAAATATGAATATCAAGGAATTAAATTAGGGGATACAATAGAAAAAATAATACATTTATTAAATAATAAAAATACAAAATTTGATGATTTTTATAGTTATTTAATATATGAACCAGGGAGTACTATAGAAGATATTCCAACAAAAATATTTATTTATTTATATACAGGAACAGTAGTTATGATTCAAGTGATTGATGAAAATTATTGTTTAACGGAAGATTTAAGAGTTGGAACTCCGATTAGTAAAGAAATAATAGAGAAATATGGTTTATATGAGGATGATATAGCAGAAGATGAAGGATATTATGAGTCAACAAAATATAAAGAATTAGGAATAAATATTGATTGGGGAACTGGTAGATTAAAAAGATACAATGATAGAGTTGAAAGAATTATTGGGTATACTTTTGATGGACAAGGTGAAATAAACTTGAATATTAGAAAAGATAAAGTTGATAATTATTTACAATGTAAAAATTTAAAAGATATATTTCATTCTTTAAAGAAAATATATGCAATAGAAGTAGATGTAGATAAAAGAGAAATTTATGGGCAACTAGATAATTATAAATTTACTTTTGATTTGGTAACAAGAAATATAAAAAGTATACAAAATTTAGAAACAAGAGAATTTATAAAAACTTCTCTTGAATAGATAGAATTAAAAACTAGTTTAAAATTTTTAATGATAAAAGCTATATAGATTGAAAAAATATGGTTATTTGCCAAATAGTGTTGATAAAAAAGTTTATACTAGAGATGATAGAATTAAGAGAATTACATAGCTCTCAAAAAAGTACTAATAAGGATTAATTTCTGTAAGTAACAGAGGTTAATCCTTTCATTTTTTCATCAAAAATATTGATACATATTAATAAATATGTTATTATATAAGTACTTAAATAAGTAATGCAAGGAGGTAAAACATGTTAGCAATTAATTATACAACTTTGAGAACCAA from Fusobacterium pseudoperiodonticum carries:
- a CDS encoding osmolarity sensor protein EnvZ, coding for MKKIILISIAKEKKIKDFRLVITPSGRNRIGGIQTKDYGIISYPDKKDFEKIGELIYWAFNESDDKVIERSSNTKIEKQFYNCSSYRKVTNDYNMIFFELIEGIYSISLLKKDGDAFVAFKDENKEIVKYIYPEKPTALELGTKVMEMFEYKERYDGIIE
- a CDS encoding DUF5376 family protein, whose protein sequence is MKFKFCYEKIFKKTIHEEIDLICVSINETQNEDIISCYIIDISVFESNLNEICRELEKTEDSGLDGQVWGGDFIEDRVYIYWLFDPDNEEGKAEISRKGMLKLMKKWIEFRKKKIPENYEEYEEIIEVD